The Caballeronia sp. SL2Y3 genome includes a window with the following:
- a CDS encoding MFS transporter, whose product MSSPSLSAAKHGDKAQSTSRVIFASFIGTAIEFYDFYVYATAAALVIGPVFFPHGSPAAQALSAFVTFGIAFLARPVGSFLFGHFGDRVGRKSTLVASLLVMGVSTTLIGFVPGYASIGSLAPVLLCILRFGQGIGLGGEWGGAALLATEYAPQGKRGLFGMFPQLGPSVGFLASNGLFFGLALSLSDEQFRSWGWRVPFLVSAVLVALGLYVRLKIAETPAFRAALERHERVKVPIATLFSRYLAPTLLGALAMVVCYTLFYISTVFSLSYGVATLHFSREKFLGLLCFAVLFMAIATPISAIASDRFGRKPVLIVSCIAAILSGFAMSPLLGSGNTAYVALFLTIELFLMGATFAPMGALLPELFPTNVRYTGAGVAYNLGGILGASVAPYIAQLLANRGGLAWVGGYVSAAAAVSLLAVLAMRETRDIVME is encoded by the coding sequence ATGTCATCACCCTCGCTTTCCGCCGCCAAGCACGGCGACAAAGCCCAAAGCACGTCGCGCGTGATCTTCGCGAGCTTCATCGGCACCGCGATCGAGTTCTACGACTTCTACGTCTACGCGACCGCCGCCGCGCTCGTCATCGGGCCGGTGTTCTTTCCGCACGGATCGCCCGCCGCACAGGCGCTGTCGGCGTTCGTGACGTTCGGCATCGCGTTTCTCGCGCGGCCGGTCGGCTCGTTTCTGTTCGGACATTTCGGCGATCGCGTCGGCCGCAAATCGACGCTCGTCGCATCTCTGCTGGTGATGGGTGTGTCGACGACGCTCATCGGCTTCGTTCCCGGCTATGCGTCGATTGGCAGCCTCGCGCCCGTGCTGCTGTGCATCCTGCGCTTCGGGCAGGGCATCGGGCTCGGCGGCGAATGGGGCGGCGCGGCACTGCTCGCTACCGAATACGCGCCGCAAGGCAAGCGCGGCCTCTTCGGGATGTTTCCGCAACTCGGGCCGTCGGTCGGCTTTCTGGCGTCGAACGGGCTCTTCTTCGGCCTCGCGCTCTCGCTGTCGGACGAGCAGTTTCGCAGCTGGGGCTGGCGCGTGCCGTTCCTCGTCAGCGCGGTGCTGGTGGCGCTCGGCCTCTACGTGCGCCTGAAAATCGCCGAGACGCCCGCGTTCCGCGCCGCGCTGGAGCGTCACGAGCGCGTGAAGGTGCCGATCGCGACGCTGTTCAGCCGCTATCTCGCGCCGACGCTGCTGGGCGCGCTCGCGATGGTCGTCTGCTACACGCTCTTCTACATCTCGACGGTGTTCTCGTTGTCGTACGGCGTCGCGACGCTCCACTTCTCGCGCGAGAAGTTCCTCGGTCTGCTCTGCTTCGCGGTGCTGTTCATGGCGATCGCCACGCCGATTTCGGCCATCGCCAGCGACCGGTTCGGCCGCAAGCCGGTGCTGATCGTGAGCTGCATCGCGGCGATTCTGTCCGGTTTCGCGATGTCTCCGCTGCTCGGCAGCGGCAACACGGCTTACGTGGCGCTCTTTCTGACCATCGAGCTGTTCCTGATGGGCGCGACGTTCGCACCGATGGGCGCGCTCCTTCCCGAGCTTTTTCCGACGAACGTGCGCTACACGGGAGCGGGCGTCGCCTACAACCTCGGCGGGATTCTGGGCGCGTCGGTCGCGCCGTATATCGCGCAATTGCTTGCCAATCGCGGCGGGCTGGCGTGGGTCGGCGGGTATGTGTCGGCGGCAGCGGCGGTCAGCCTGCTCGCGGTGCTCGCCATGCGGGAGACGCGCGACATCGTGATGGAGTAA
- a CDS encoding TonB family protein: MIATSASPVRIAAGWLGIALILSTTACTFTPPPSVVQARAAAPSAAPGLTLDQYKARIAERIFERNPSLVLHGTPQAMLRSFVLVAFTVDRSGRLVQSSVYRTNGDDEAEATALASLRRSAPLPAPPVRLLDGKGQVELFEGWMFNDNGQFQLQTSHSPQATSIE; encoded by the coding sequence ATGATCGCGACGTCCGCATCGCCCGTTCGCATCGCCGCCGGCTGGCTCGGCATCGCGCTGATCCTCTCGACGACCGCCTGCACGTTCACGCCGCCGCCGAGCGTCGTTCAGGCGCGCGCCGCCGCGCCTTCAGCGGCGCCCGGGCTGACGCTCGATCAGTACAAGGCGCGCATCGCGGAAAGAATTTTCGAGCGCAATCCGTCGCTCGTGCTGCACGGCACGCCGCAGGCGATGCTGCGGTCCTTCGTGCTCGTCGCGTTTACGGTTGACCGTAGCGGGCGGCTCGTGCAATCGTCCGTGTATCGAACCAACGGCGACGACGAAGCCGAAGCCACAGCGCTCGCATCCCTGCGTCGCTCGGCCCCGCTGCCGGCGCCGCCCGTCCGCCTTCTGGACGGCAAAGGTCAGGTCGAATTATTCGAAGGCTGGATGTTCAACGACAACGGACAGTTCCAGTTGCAGACGTCGCATTCGCCCCAAGCGACGAGCATCGAATAG
- a CDS encoding DUF4279 domain-containing protein, which translates to MTDYQLAHATFHVMDDSLVPAFWTDYFGVRPDTAITKGEFFTTPSGRLSRSPGRVGLWGAESKSFVHSDVLEPHLRFLIERLNLTRSGLRETLEQKGVKARFWCYWDNEGGGRVPEVPDDIRAMMESLGGTIEIDEYRW; encoded by the coding sequence ATGACTGACTATCAACTAGCGCACGCGACGTTCCATGTAATGGATGACTCGTTAGTCCCGGCGTTTTGGACCGACTATTTCGGCGTCAGGCCTGACACGGCCATAACCAAGGGCGAATTCTTCACGACACCTTCTGGAAGACTGAGCCGCTCGCCTGGCCGCGTAGGACTGTGGGGTGCCGAGAGCAAATCATTCGTCCACAGCGATGTCCTCGAGCCGCATCTGCGCTTTCTCATTGAACGACTGAATCTGACACGTTCCGGCCTTCGCGAAACGCTGGAGCAGAAAGGGGTCAAGGCGCGGTTCTGGTGCTACTGGGATAACGAAGGGGGCGGCCGCGTGCCAGAAGTCCCCGATGACATTCGCGCCATGATGGAGTCGCTGGGCGGCACCATCGAGATTGACGAGTACCGGTGGTAG
- a CDS encoding DUF4279 domain-containing protein gives MAYASFSIYQDVEPPEFWTGYFGLPPSTTGVKGQPRLTLSGGKSAFPWRQGYWSVSSKDVVSSDYLSPHLRYLVSLLGLPRGDLRAQIERQHAQVRFFCYWNNADGNRVPDVPPDIRRMADATGIEIDIDEYR, from the coding sequence TTGGCCTATGCGTCGTTTTCCATTTATCAAGACGTGGAGCCGCCAGAATTCTGGACGGGCTATTTCGGCTTGCCGCCTTCGACGACCGGAGTAAAGGGGCAGCCCCGGCTAACCCTATCCGGCGGCAAGAGTGCATTCCCTTGGCGCCAAGGATACTGGAGCGTTTCGAGCAAGGATGTCGTGTCTAGCGACTACCTCTCGCCGCACCTCCGCTATCTCGTTAGCCTTCTCGGTCTTCCTCGTGGCGATCTGCGCGCACAGATCGAGCGGCAGCACGCGCAGGTTCGGTTCTTCTGCTATTGGAACAACGCGGACGGAAACCGAGTGCCGGACGTGCCTCCGGATATTCGAAGGATGGCTGACGCGACGGGAATTGAGATTGATATCGACGAATACCGGTGA
- a CDS encoding MFS transporter, giving the protein MSAPTMAPGSVMRHRPFALFWTARVMSSVAFQMMSVAIGWQVYSITHSAFALGLVGLAQFLPMFVLTLVVGHVADRYDRRTIAYVCQTVESVAALMLCLYAWRGWNHAGPIYAIAAITGAARAFESPSMAALLPNLVARNQLQHASAWSTSANQTAQILGPAMGGLLYGLGASTVYGAVCVAFLVAACAVGAIKIESAVRVRAPLSFEALFSGIGFIRSKPVILGALSLDLFAVLLGGATALLPVFARDILHTGPWGLGILRAAPAVGALCGSIWLAHFPLRRRAGTALFAGVIAFGIATIVFGLSRNVYLSLIALAALGASDVISVVVRMSLVQLQTPDEMRGRVGAINSLFIGTSNQLGEFESGMTAGLFGAVPAVLIGGLGTIIVALLWMRLFPALRATRTLEG; this is encoded by the coding sequence ATGAGCGCACCGACGATGGCGCCGGGCTCGGTCATGCGGCATCGCCCGTTCGCGCTCTTCTGGACGGCGCGCGTGATGTCTTCCGTCGCGTTTCAGATGATGTCGGTCGCAATCGGCTGGCAGGTCTATTCGATCACGCACAGCGCGTTCGCGCTCGGTCTCGTCGGCCTCGCGCAGTTCCTGCCGATGTTCGTGCTGACGCTCGTCGTCGGGCACGTCGCGGACCGCTATGACCGCCGCACGATTGCGTACGTCTGTCAGACGGTCGAGAGCGTCGCGGCGCTCATGCTGTGTCTTTACGCATGGCGCGGCTGGAATCACGCCGGCCCGATCTACGCGATCGCCGCGATCACGGGCGCGGCGCGCGCGTTCGAATCGCCGTCGATGGCGGCGCTCCTGCCGAACCTCGTCGCGCGAAACCAGTTGCAGCACGCGAGCGCCTGGTCGACGTCCGCGAACCAGACGGCGCAGATTCTCGGTCCCGCGATGGGCGGCCTGCTCTACGGCCTGGGCGCGTCGACCGTGTACGGCGCGGTGTGCGTGGCGTTTCTCGTTGCCGCGTGCGCGGTCGGCGCGATCAAAATCGAGAGCGCCGTGCGCGTGCGCGCGCCGTTGTCGTTCGAGGCGCTGTTCTCGGGCATCGGCTTCATTCGCAGCAAGCCGGTGATTCTCGGTGCGCTGTCGCTCGATCTGTTCGCCGTGCTGCTCGGCGGCGCGACGGCGCTGCTGCCGGTCTTCGCGCGCGACATTCTGCACACGGGGCCGTGGGGACTCGGCATCCTGCGCGCGGCGCCGGCCGTGGGCGCGCTCTGCGGGTCGATCTGGCTCGCGCATTTTCCGCTGCGACGGCGCGCGGGCACGGCGCTCTTTGCCGGCGTGATCGCGTTCGGCATTGCGACGATCGTGTTCGGGCTCTCGCGCAACGTTTATCTTTCGCTGATTGCGCTGGCGGCGCTGGGCGCATCCGATGTGATCAGCGTGGTCGTGCGCATGTCGCTCGTGCAGTTGCAGACGCCGGACGAGATGCGCGGTCGCGTCGGCGCGATCAATTCGCTCTTTATCGGCACGTCGAACCAGCTCGGCGAGTTCGAATCGGGCATGACGGCGGGCCTGTTCGGCGCGGTGCCGGCGGTGCTGATCGGCGGATTGGGGACGATCATCGTCGCGCTTCTGTGGATGCGGCTTTTCCCCGCGCTCCGGGCAACGCGTACGCTCGAAGGCTGA
- the hemW gene encoding radical SAM family heme chaperone HemW — translation MSSGPKTINIVQAFTSPGSIRLTSLPPLSLYVHFPWCVRKCPYCDFNSHEWKDDTFPEERYLDALRADLERALPLVWGRHVHTIFIGGGTPSLLSAKGLDRLLSDARALLPIDADAEITLEANPGTFEAAKFASFRASGVNRLSIGIQSFNEAHLKALGRIHDATQAQRAVEIAAKHFDNFNLDLMFALPQQSLDECRRDIETAIAFAPPHLSLYHLTMEPNTLFAKYPPALPDDDAAADMQDWIHERTLDAGYERYEVSAYAKPHRQSRHNLNYWRFGDYLGIGAGAHTKLSFPSKIVRQARFKHPATYMDHALSATESAIQEEREVGPRDLPFEFMLNTLRLVEGFPVHAFVERTGLALSAIEPALVEAEKRGLITRSFERIAPTERGQRFLNDLQELFLDDSAR, via the coding sequence GTGAGCAGCGGACCGAAGACGATCAACATCGTGCAGGCGTTCACGTCGCCCGGAAGCATTCGGCTGACGTCGCTGCCGCCGCTTTCGCTGTACGTGCATTTTCCGTGGTGCGTGCGCAAGTGCCCGTATTGCGACTTCAACTCGCACGAGTGGAAGGACGATACGTTCCCCGAAGAACGTTATCTCGATGCCTTGCGCGCCGACCTCGAACGTGCGTTGCCGCTCGTCTGGGGACGGCACGTGCATACCATCTTCATCGGCGGGGGCACGCCGTCGCTGTTGTCGGCCAAGGGCCTCGACAGGCTGCTCTCGGACGCGCGCGCGCTCTTGCCCATCGACGCCGACGCCGAAATCACGCTCGAAGCGAATCCCGGCACGTTCGAAGCGGCGAAGTTCGCGTCGTTCCGCGCGAGCGGCGTGAACAGGCTGTCGATCGGCATTCAGAGCTTCAACGAGGCGCATCTGAAGGCGCTCGGCCGTATCCATGACGCGACGCAGGCTCAGCGCGCCGTCGAGATCGCGGCGAAGCACTTCGACAACTTCAACCTCGATCTGATGTTCGCGCTGCCGCAGCAGTCGCTCGACGAATGCCGGCGCGATATCGAAACGGCGATTGCCTTCGCGCCGCCGCATCTGTCGCTGTATCACCTGACGATGGAGCCGAACACGCTCTTCGCCAAATACCCGCCCGCCCTGCCCGACGACGATGCCGCCGCCGACATGCAGGACTGGATACACGAGCGCACGCTTGACGCCGGCTACGAGCGCTATGAAGTGTCGGCGTATGCGAAGCCGCATCGGCAGAGCCGCCACAATCTCAACTACTGGCGCTTCGGCGATTACCTCGGCATCGGCGCGGGCGCGCACACGAAGCTGTCGTTTCCGTCGAAGATCGTGCGGCAGGCGCGCTTCAAGCATCCGGCGACGTACATGGATCACGCGCTGTCGGCCACGGAAAGCGCGATTCAGGAAGAGCGCGAAGTGGGCCCGCGCGATTTGCCGTTCGAGTTCATGCTGAACACGCTGCGGCTGGTCGAAGGCTTTCCGGTGCATGCGTTCGTCGAGCGCACCGGACTCGCGCTTTCGGCGATCGAGCCGGCGCTCGTGGAGGCGGAGAAGCGCGGCCTCATCACGCGCAGTTTCGAGCGCATCGCGCCGACCGAGCGCGGTCAACGCTTTCTCAACGATCTGCAAGAGCTCTTTCTGGACGATTCGGCACGATGA
- the rdgB gene encoding RdgB/HAM1 family non-canonical purine NTP pyrophosphatase, giving the protein MSDSHGIGRVVLASNNAGKLREFASLLNAAGIELIAQGELGVPEAEEPHPTFVENALAKARHASALTGLPALADDSGLCVRALNGAPGVHSARYAMKHGGEKSDAANNARLVADLANEADRRAYYFCVLVLVRHADDPEPLIAEGRWHGEVIDTPRGAHGFGYDPHFFLPALGATAAELDPARKNAVSHRALALRDLLQRLKELA; this is encoded by the coding sequence GTGTCTGATTCACATGGCATCGGACGCGTCGTGCTCGCGTCGAATAACGCGGGCAAGCTGCGCGAGTTTGCGTCGCTTCTGAACGCCGCGGGCATCGAACTGATCGCGCAGGGCGAACTGGGCGTGCCGGAAGCCGAGGAGCCGCATCCGACGTTCGTCGAGAACGCGCTGGCGAAGGCGCGTCACGCGTCGGCATTGACCGGCCTGCCCGCGCTCGCCGACGATTCCGGTCTCTGCGTGCGCGCGCTGAACGGCGCGCCCGGCGTGCACTCGGCGCGCTACGCGATGAAGCACGGCGGCGAAAAGAGCGATGCCGCGAACAACGCGCGGCTCGTCGCCGATCTCGCGAACGAAGCGGACCGTCGCGCGTATTACTTCTGCGTGCTCGTGCTCGTGCGTCACGCCGATGATCCGGAGCCGCTCATCGCGGAAGGCCGCTGGCACGGCGAAGTGATCGACACGCCGCGCGGCGCACACGGCTTCGGCTACGACCCGCACTTCTTCCTGCCGGCGCTCGGCGCGACCGCCGCCGAGCTCGATCCGGCGCGCAAGAACGCGGTGAGTCATCGCGCGCTTGCATTGCGCGATCTGCTGCAACGACTGAAGGAACTCGCGTGA
- the rph gene encoding ribonuclease PH, with protein MTDSPLLKPSIARPSGRRASQLRDVRITRHYTKHAEGSVLVEFGDTKVICTASIAERVPAFLTGREQGWLTAEYGMLPRATHTRSDREAARGKQTGRTQEIQRLIGRALRSVFDLNVLGPRTLHLDCDVIQADGGTRTASITGAFVAAHDAVTKLLASGRIAQSPVKDFVAAISVGIFEGSPVLDLDYEEDSQCDTDMNVVMTGAGGFVEVQGTAEGAPFSRDEMNALLDLADSGIKALIAKQKAALEIEGV; from the coding sequence ATGACCGACTCTCCCCTGCTCAAGCCTTCCATCGCCCGTCCGAGCGGCCGCCGCGCGAGCCAGTTGCGCGACGTGCGCATCACACGGCACTACACGAAGCACGCGGAAGGATCGGTGCTCGTCGAGTTCGGCGATACGAAGGTGATCTGCACGGCGAGCATCGCCGAACGCGTGCCGGCGTTTCTCACCGGACGCGAGCAAGGCTGGCTCACCGCCGAATACGGCATGCTGCCGCGCGCGACGCACACGCGCAGCGACCGCGAAGCCGCGCGCGGCAAGCAGACCGGGCGCACGCAGGAGATTCAACGGCTGATCGGCCGAGCGCTGCGCTCCGTGTTCGATCTGAACGTGCTCGGCCCGCGCACGCTGCATCTCGACTGCGACGTGATCCAGGCCGACGGCGGCACGCGCACCGCGAGCATCACGGGCGCGTTCGTCGCCGCGCACGATGCCGTGACGAAGCTGCTTGCGAGCGGACGCATCGCGCAGTCGCCGGTGAAGGATTTCGTCGCGGCCATCTCGGTCGGCATTTTCGAAGGCTCGCCCGTGCTCGACCTCGACTACGAAGAAGACTCGCAGTGCGATACCGACATGAACGTCGTGATGACGGGCGCGGGCGGTTTCGTCGAAGTGCAGGGCACGGCCGAAGGCGCGCCGTTTTCGCGCGACGAGATGAACGCGCTGCTCGATCTCGCCGACAGCGGCATCAAGGCGCTGATCGCCAAGCAGAAGGCCGCGTTGGAGATCGAAGGTGTCTGA
- a CDS encoding YicC/YloC family endoribonuclease, with the protein MIYSMTGYASATREVAADGAGGAGVGVSVELRTVNSRFLDLNFRMPEDVRATEPQMREMLMTKLSRGKVDIRINLNRVEQTANAGALNRDALTQLATLERAVLDVFPDAERMRTGEILRWPGVLAESSVSQDTLREAVLACAKQAIADLIEVRAREGAALASVLINNVTEMEAIVARITPLVPELIAKHQQKIVERLQDALGIATSDNAATTSVPRDEIAERIRQEVTMYGIRIDIAEELQRLSAHLTETRHVLQKGGKVGKRLDFMMQELNREANTLGSKAAAKELADASMTLKLLIEQMREQVQNLE; encoded by the coding sequence ATGATCTACAGCATGACAGGCTATGCCAGCGCGACGCGCGAAGTCGCAGCGGACGGCGCGGGCGGCGCAGGCGTCGGCGTTTCGGTGGAATTGCGCACGGTGAATTCGCGCTTTCTCGACCTGAACTTCCGCATGCCCGAAGACGTGCGCGCCACCGAGCCGCAAATGCGCGAAATGCTGATGACGAAGCTCTCGCGCGGCAAAGTCGATATCCGCATCAACCTGAATCGCGTCGAGCAGACGGCCAATGCGGGCGCGCTCAATCGCGACGCGCTCACGCAACTCGCCACGCTGGAGCGCGCGGTGCTCGACGTCTTTCCGGATGCCGAACGCATGCGCACCGGCGAAATCCTGCGCTGGCCGGGCGTGCTCGCGGAAAGCTCGGTCTCGCAGGACACGCTGCGCGAAGCGGTGCTCGCGTGCGCCAAGCAGGCGATCGCGGATCTCATCGAAGTGCGCGCGCGCGAAGGCGCGGCGCTCGCCAGCGTGCTCATCAACAACGTGACGGAGATGGAAGCGATCGTCGCGCGCATCACGCCGCTCGTGCCCGAACTGATCGCGAAGCATCAGCAGAAGATCGTCGAGCGCCTGCAGGACGCGCTCGGCATCGCGACGTCGGACAATGCCGCGACGACGAGCGTGCCGCGCGATGAAATCGCCGAGCGCATCCGTCAGGAAGTGACGATGTACGGCATTCGCATCGACATCGCGGAAGAGTTGCAGCGCTTAAGCGCGCATCTCACGGAAACGCGCCACGTGCTGCAAAAGGGCGGCAAGGTCGGCAAGCGGCTCGACTTCATGATGCAGGAGCTCAATCGCGAAGCGAACACGCTCGGCTCGAAGGCGGCCGCCAAGGAACTCGCGGATGCGTCCATGACGCTGAAGCTGCTCATCGAACAGATGCGCGAACAAGTACAGAATCTGGAGTAA
- the gmk gene encoding guanylate kinase, translating into MPNTTHRSHSTYTGIYPGNLFMVVAPSGAGKSTLVNALLAQDPAIRLSVSYTTRDPRPAETNGVQYHFVSVDEFMERHDKGEFLESAEVHGNYYATSRLWIEDQMKMGHDVLLEIDWQGAQQVKKRFRNAVEIFILPPSLDALEDRLKKRGQDAPNVIVRRLLAAGSEMAHASEAEYVVINENFDRALNELRCLVAATRLRFTSQYARHTQLFVELGIHPTHPQ; encoded by the coding sequence ATGCCGAACACCACGCACCGCTCGCATAGCACGTACACGGGCATCTATCCCGGCAACCTGTTCATGGTCGTCGCGCCGTCGGGGGCGGGCAAGTCCACGCTCGTGAACGCGCTGCTCGCGCAGGACCCGGCCATCCGCCTGTCGGTTTCCTACACGACGCGCGACCCGCGCCCGGCCGAGACCAACGGCGTGCAGTATCACTTCGTGTCCGTCGACGAATTCATGGAGCGGCACGACAAGGGCGAGTTTCTCGAAAGCGCGGAAGTGCACGGCAACTACTACGCGACCTCGCGCCTGTGGATCGAGGACCAGATGAAAATGGGCCACGACGTGCTGCTCGAAATCGACTGGCAGGGCGCGCAGCAGGTCAAGAAGCGCTTTCGCAATGCGGTCGAGATTTTCATTCTGCCGCCTTCGCTGGATGCGCTCGAAGACCGCCTGAAGAAGCGCGGCCAGGACGCGCCCAACGTGATAGTGCGGCGGCTGCTCGCGGCGGGCAGCGAGATGGCGCATGCGTCGGAAGCGGAGTATGTCGTCATCAACGAGAACTTCGATCGCGCGCTCAACGAACTGCGCTGTCTCGTGGCCGCCACGCGCCTGCGCTTCACGTCGCAATACGCGCGTCATACGCAGCTTTTCGTCGAGCTCGGCATTCATCCCACGCACCCGCAATGA
- the rpoZ gene encoding DNA-directed RNA polymerase subunit omega, giving the protein MARITVEDCLKQIPNRFELALAATYRARQLAQGHTPKIESRDKPTVVALREIAAGQVGVEMLKKVPV; this is encoded by the coding sequence ATGGCCCGCATCACTGTCGAAGACTGCCTGAAACAAATTCCGAACCGCTTCGAGCTCGCGCTCGCGGCAACGTATCGCGCGCGTCAGCTCGCGCAAGGCCACACCCCGAAGATCGAAAGCCGCGACAAGCCGACGGTCGTCGCGCTGCGCGAAATCGCAGCGGGGCAGGTGGGCGTCGAAATGCTGAAGAAAGTGCCCGTCTGA
- a CDS encoding phage protein NinX family protein: MNTSDLEGPTLDYWVARGLHDFIREIHFTDSGTTLSIRGNDRGKAWDGRFLPSTSWEAASVVLERACRLEMSDVGRGEVECTATFGKDGEPVRARGPSLRVALLRAFVRHSFGDTVEDVYLRHPQTLLGTRAEAISEPTAFISAEDVPAPNARIGDIKSPPRP; encoded by the coding sequence ATGAATACATCCGACCTCGAAGGCCCCACGCTCGATTACTGGGTGGCGCGCGGCCTTCACGACTTCATCAGGGAAATCCACTTCACCGACAGCGGCACGACGCTTTCGATCCGCGGCAACGACCGCGGCAAGGCGTGGGACGGGCGGTTTCTGCCGTCGACGTCGTGGGAGGCCGCCTCTGTCGTGCTGGAGCGCGCCTGCCGGCTCGAAATGAGCGATGTTGGGCGCGGCGAAGTGGAATGCACCGCGACGTTCGGCAAGGACGGCGAGCCGGTGCGCGCGCGCGGGCCGTCGCTACGCGTGGCGCTCTTGCGCGCGTTTGTGCGGCATTCGTTCGGCGATACCGTCGAGGATGTCTACTTGCGGCATCCGCAGACCTTGCTCGGCACGCGCGCGGAAGCGATCAGCGAGCCGACGGCGTTCATCTCGGCCGAGGATGTGCCGGCGCCCAACGCGCGCATCGGCGATATCAAGTCGCCGCCGCGGCCCTGA
- the greB gene encoding transcription elongation factor GreB, whose product MNKAFVKESDESDDDLELAQPDVPAGAKNYITPAGHQRLRDELLQLLDNERPEVVKLVSWAASNGDRSENGDYIYGKRRLREIDRRIRFLTKRLDLAEVVDARKQENVDQVFFGATVDYAGDDGIVHTVTIVGVDEVDLDRGHVSWISPVARALLKARIGDTVPLHTPAGVQQIDILDVRYPR is encoded by the coding sequence ATGAACAAGGCATTTGTCAAAGAATCCGACGAGAGCGACGACGATCTCGAACTGGCCCAGCCGGATGTGCCGGCGGGCGCGAAGAACTACATCACGCCTGCGGGGCATCAGCGGCTGCGTGACGAGCTGCTGCAACTGCTCGACAACGAGCGCCCCGAAGTGGTCAAGCTCGTGTCGTGGGCGGCGTCCAACGGTGATCGCTCGGAGAATGGCGACTACATCTACGGCAAGCGGCGCCTGCGAGAGATCGACCGGCGCATCCGCTTTCTAACCAAGCGTCTCGATCTCGCGGAGGTCGTGGATGCGCGCAAGCAGGAGAACGTCGATCAGGTCTTTTTCGGCGCGACGGTGGACTACGCGGGCGACGACGGCATCGTGCATACGGTGACGATCGTCGGCGTCGACGAGGTCGATCTGGACCGCGGGCACGTGAGTTGGATCTCGCCGGTCGCGCGGGCGCTCCTGAAAGCGCGTATCGGCGATACGGTGCCGCTGCACACGCCGGCGGGCGTGCAGCAGATCGATATTCTTGATGTGCGGTATCCGCGCTAG
- a CDS encoding porin, with product MKKTLMVAALTGVFATAAHAQSSVTLYGLIDAGITYTNNQNGHSNWKATSGAVNGSRWGLRGSEDLGGGLKAIFTLENGFNIMNGTNGQGGREFGRQAYVGLSSTQFGAVTLGRQYDSVVDFLGPLALTGTQYGGTQFAHPFDNDNLTNTFRVDNSVKYTSANYAGLKFGAMYGFSNQAGGFANNRAYSAGVSYNYGPLNVAGAYFQTNNSAPLNAAGAAIAGGAVTADQAPFSAGRQRIFGGGLNYAFGPATVGFVFTQTMLDSGVGLTNVGSQGLGNLALGNSVRFQNYEVNGRYNLTPALSLAANYTFTDARIEGVKPKFHQVDLQTAYALSKRTDVYLQGEYQHVTNTDGTNIGATINGVGISSTSNQVSATVGVRHRF from the coding sequence ATGAAAAAGACTCTCATGGTCGCAGCCCTCACGGGCGTCTTCGCTACCGCAGCTCACGCGCAAAGCAGCGTCACGCTCTACGGCCTGATCGATGCGGGCATCACCTACACGAACAATCAGAACGGCCACAGCAACTGGAAGGCGACGAGCGGCGCGGTCAACGGCAGCCGTTGGGGCCTGCGTGGTTCGGAAGACCTGGGCGGCGGCCTGAAGGCGATCTTCACGTTGGAGAACGGCTTCAACATCATGAACGGCACGAACGGCCAAGGTGGTCGTGAGTTTGGCCGTCAGGCATATGTCGGTCTGTCGAGCACCCAGTTCGGCGCCGTTACCCTCGGCCGTCAATATGACTCCGTGGTCGACTTCCTCGGGCCTCTGGCTCTGACGGGCACGCAATACGGCGGCACGCAGTTCGCCCACCCGTTCGATAACGACAACCTGACCAACACGTTCCGCGTCGACAACTCGGTCAAGTACACGAGCGCAAACTATGCTGGTCTGAAGTTCGGCGCGATGTACGGTTTCTCGAACCAGGCTGGCGGTTTCGCGAACAACCGTGCGTACAGCGCGGGCGTGTCGTACAACTACGGTCCGTTGAACGTGGCGGGTGCGTACTTCCAGACGAACAACAGCGCGCCGCTCAATGCAGCGGGCGCGGCAATCGCGGGCGGCGCGGTCACGGCTGACCAGGCTCCGTTCTCGGCAGGCCGTCAGCGCATCTTCGGCGGTGGCCTGAACTACGCGTTCGGTCCGGCGACGGTCGGTTTCGTCTTCACGCAGACCATGCTCGACAGCGGCGTCGGTCTGACGAACGTCGGCTCGCAAGGTCTCGGCAACCTCGCGCTGGGCAACAGCGTGCGCTTCCAGAACTACGAAGTGAACGGCCGCTACAACCTAACGCCGGCTCTGTCGCTGGCAGCGAACTACACGTTCACCGATGCGCGCATCGAAGGCGTGAAGCCGAAGTTCCACCAGGTCGACCTGCAAACGGCATACGCGCTGTCGAAGCGTACCGACGTGTACCTGCAGGGCGAGTACCAGCACGTGACGAACACGGACGGCACGAACATCGGCGCGACGATCAACGGCGTTGGCATCTCGTCGACGTCGAACCAAGTCTCGGCAACGGTTGGCGTTCGTCACCGCTTCTAA